One Senegalia massiliensis DNA window includes the following coding sequences:
- the glyQ gene encoding glycine--tRNA ligase subunit alpha, producing MYLQDLMLKLQKYWGEKGCIIMQAYDVEKGAGTMNPNTFLRALGPEPWQVVYVEPSRRPADARYGENPNRVYQHHQLQVIIKPSPEDIQELYLESLKVIGIDPLKHDIRFVEDNWEAPTLGAWGLGWEVWLDGMEITQFTYFQQVGGINCELESAELTYGLERIAMYLQDVDNIFDINWTKDIKYGEIFKQAEFEHSVYSFEKAKKDVLFNLFSVYENEAKALIEEGLVYPAYDYVLKCSHAFNILDARGAISVTERTGYISRVRNLARLIASKYIEKREALGFPLLKEEK from the coding sequence TTGTATTTACAAGACCTTATGTTAAAATTACAAAAATACTGGGGAGAAAAAGGTTGCATTATAATGCAAGCTTATGATGTGGAAAAGGGTGCTGGCACAATGAATCCCAATACATTTTTAAGAGCTTTAGGACCTGAACCATGGCAAGTGGTGTATGTAGAGCCTTCAAGAAGACCAGCAGATGCAAGATATGGAGAAAACCCAAATAGAGTATATCAACATCATCAGTTACAAGTAATTATTAAGCCTTCTCCAGAAGACATACAAGAATTATACTTAGAAAGTTTAAAAGTGATAGGCATAGATCCATTAAAACATGATATTAGATTCGTAGAAGATAATTGGGAAGCACCTACACTTGGAGCATGGGGCCTTGGTTGGGAAGTTTGGCTTGATGGTATGGAAATAACTCAGTTTACATATTTCCAACAAGTTGGAGGAATAAATTGTGAACTTGAATCAGCTGAATTAACTTATGGATTAGAAAGAATAGCAATGTATCTTCAAGATGTAGATAATATATTTGACATAAATTGGACAAAAGATATTAAGTATGGAGAAATATTTAAACAAGCAGAATTTGAGCATTCAGTATATAGTTTTGAAAAAGCAAAAAAAGATGTATTATTTAATTTATTCTCAGTATATGAAAATGAAGCTAAAGCATTAATAGAAGAAGGATTAGTATATCCAGCTTATGATTATGTATTAAAGTGCTCACATGCATTTAATATATTAGATGCAAGAGGTGCAATATCCGTAACTGAAAGAACTGGGTATATATCAAGAGTGAGAAATTTAGCAAGACTCATTGCCTCTAAATATATAGAAAAAAGAGAAGCATTAGGATTTCCATTGTTAAAGGAGGAAAAATAA